From Pseudoalteromonas sp. DL-6, one genomic window encodes:
- a CDS encoding FliG C-terminal domain-containing protein — MNQEKLDKGSQLPALDRAAILLLSMGEENAASVIRKLGRREVQAISERMAKISNVTQQDVAGTLSEFFDCYRNESGVNGASRVYLERALDKAVGRKLAKTMLDDIYGGAMNDDLRRLEWIPPELIVRFLDQEHVQMQALFLAFLPPEQASAIIVLFPESKHDDLLYRIASLREVSEHVIDDVRLTLESCIEFVGRQVGAQVNGVDKAVEIMNRYNGNKSQIIELMKKHNTNVADEIQEKMYDFDGLIKQTDETLTLLLNDIPDELWTMSLKGVNSEFLARVLGALPKRLAQVYQQQIDGLSAQPLSKVIAARKEIMSIVRDMSKQGDIEYRLFEEETAG; from the coding sequence TTGAATCAAGAAAAGCTTGATAAAGGCTCACAATTACCGGCGTTAGATCGCGCCGCTATTTTATTGCTAAGTATGGGCGAGGAAAATGCCGCCAGTGTTATTCGTAAATTAGGCCGCCGTGAAGTACAGGCTATTTCTGAGCGCATGGCTAAAATTTCAAACGTTACTCAACAGGATGTTGCAGGCACCTTGAGTGAATTTTTTGATTGCTACCGCAATGAAAGTGGCGTCAATGGCGCGTCGCGTGTGTATTTAGAGCGAGCACTTGATAAAGCTGTCGGCCGTAAGCTTGCCAAAACTATGCTTGATGATATTTATGGTGGTGCAATGAATGACGATTTACGTCGTTTAGAGTGGATCCCGCCAGAGCTTATTGTACGCTTTTTAGATCAGGAACATGTGCAAATGCAAGCGCTGTTTTTGGCCTTTTTACCCCCAGAGCAAGCCTCAGCCATTATTGTACTGTTTCCAGAATCGAAGCATGATGATTTACTGTATCGTATTGCCAGCCTTCGTGAAGTGAGCGAACACGTTATTGATGATGTGCGTTTAACGCTTGAATCGTGTATTGAATTTGTTGGCCGCCAAGTAGGTGCACAAGTGAATGGTGTCGATAAAGCGGTAGAAATTATGAATCGTTACAACGGTAATAAGAGCCAAATTATCGAACTAATGAAAAAACATAACACTAACGTAGCTGATGAAATACAAGAGAAAATGTACGACTTTGATGGCTTAATTAAGCAAACAGACGAGACACTAACCTTGTTGCTTAATGACATTCCAGATGAGTTATGGACGATGTCGTTAAAGGGTGTAAACAGTGAGTTTTTAGCGCGTGTTTTAGGTGCATTACCTAAACGTTTAGCGCAGGTGTACCAACAACAAATTGATGGTTTAAGCGCGCAACCACTGAGCAAAGTGATTGCCGCCAGAAAAGAAATTATGTCGATAGTAAGAGACATGAGCAAACAAGGTGATATTGAATATCGCTTATTTGAAGAAGAGACCGCAGGCTAA
- a CDS encoding FliH/SctL family protein — protein MSQVFRFPTLNKNEQHQTLQERLDAAQRFGLQQGFEKGLAQGAADKQSELEQQMEQQIELRVAERLEAQKTQLIERFNTLFDKANNELLNFNDEFKQDLALMISTLAEQVIDCELKVRPEIRTQLIEKAISLLSDRDVITKIMFAGSDRHCFDDARLAEFSVPTYFDEALSSGDVELVAEQQTHRFSFSERLQSLLDEVIPEILKAQPHD, from the coding sequence ATGAGTCAAGTATTTAGGTTTCCCACTTTAAATAAAAATGAGCAACATCAAACGCTGCAAGAGCGTTTAGATGCTGCTCAGCGTTTTGGTTTGCAACAGGGCTTTGAAAAAGGTCTTGCGCAGGGGGCAGCCGATAAGCAAAGTGAATTAGAGCAGCAAATGGAGCAACAAATAGAGCTACGGGTTGCTGAACGTCTTGAAGCGCAAAAAACACAGCTTATTGAACGTTTTAACACTTTATTTGATAAAGCTAATAATGAGCTACTTAACTTTAATGATGAGTTTAAACAAGACCTTGCCTTAATGATAAGCACCTTGGCTGAGCAAGTTATCGACTGTGAGCTAAAAGTACGCCCCGAAATACGTACTCAGTTGATTGAAAAAGCTATTTCCTTACTTAGCGACCGTGATGTAATAACTAAAATTATGTTCGCAGGCTCTGATCGTCACTGTTTTGATGATGCACGTTTAGCTGAGTTTTCGGTGCCGACTTATTTTGACGAAGCTCTAAGCAGTGGCGATGTTGAATTGGTGGCAGAGCAACAAACACATCGATTTTCTTTTTCAGAGCGATTACAAAGCCTTTTGGATGAAGTGATACCTGAAATTTTAAAAGCGCAACCGCATGACTAA
- a CDS encoding FliI/YscN family ATPase: MTNPLHTCLKSALTALTPPELVKSYGRLTRVNGLTLTATGGQFAMGEKYQVESVDGHWYDAEVVGFNQDEAYLMPLKKIQNLYSGGRVRPVIKNTHVAISEKLLGRVLDAQMQPIDNLGPLEQDSTKNASKLGNDYSLTPLERKGVIEPLDVGIRAINSLFSVGKGQRLGLFAGSGVGKSKLLGMMTRFTSADVVIVSLVGERGWEVKDFIEQSLGKEGLKKAIVIASPADDSPLLRIKAAELSHKLAAYFRDKNSNVLLLMDSLTRYAQAQREIGLSVGELPASKGYPPSVFSKLTQLVESSGNSEKSKGSMTAIYTVLAEGDDQQDPIADNARAILDGHIVLDRTLAEKGHYPAINIGSSISRVMPNIVSDEQLSFCYKLKKLYSRYMQVHELIPLGAYQAGKDPELDSAVNLYPQIESFLCQGLNEQVDFSQSITQLNAVMGKLNA, translated from the coding sequence ATGACTAACCCACTTCATACTTGCTTAAAGTCTGCGCTGACAGCGCTAACCCCGCCTGAATTAGTTAAAAGCTATGGCCGCTTAACACGAGTTAATGGTTTAACGCTTACCGCTACCGGTGGGCAATTTGCTATGGGTGAAAAATACCAAGTAGAAAGTGTTGATGGCCACTGGTATGACGCTGAAGTAGTAGGTTTTAATCAAGATGAAGCCTATTTAATGCCCCTGAAAAAAATACAAAATTTATATTCAGGTGGACGCGTTAGGCCAGTTATAAAAAACACTCATGTGGCTATTTCTGAAAAGTTATTAGGGCGTGTGCTCGATGCGCAAATGCAGCCGATTGATAACTTAGGCCCACTTGAACAAGACAGCACAAAAAACGCCAGTAAATTGGGTAACGATTATTCTTTAACGCCGCTGGAGCGCAAAGGCGTTATCGAGCCGTTAGATGTGGGTATTCGCGCCATTAATAGCTTATTTAGTGTGGGAAAAGGCCAGCGTTTAGGGCTATTTGCAGGTTCGGGTGTAGGTAAAAGTAAGTTGCTTGGCATGATGACCCGCTTTACCTCTGCCGATGTGGTTATTGTAAGCCTTGTCGGTGAGCGTGGTTGGGAGGTAAAAGATTTTATTGAGCAAAGCCTTGGTAAAGAAGGCTTAAAAAAAGCCATTGTAATAGCATCGCCAGCAGACGATTCTCCCTTATTGCGTATTAAGGCGGCCGAGCTTAGCCATAAATTGGCGGCCTATTTTAGAGATAAAAATTCAAATGTATTGCTGTTGATGGACTCATTAACCCGTTATGCGCAAGCACAGCGAGAAATTGGTTTATCGGTAGGTGAGCTGCCTGCATCCAAAGGATACCCGCCATCGGTATTTAGTAAATTGACTCAACTGGTCGAGAGTTCGGGTAATAGTGAAAAAAGCAAAGGCAGCATGACCGCCATTTATACAGTATTAGCTGAAGGCGATGATCAACAAGATCCAATAGCCGATAACGCCCGAGCAATTCTTGATGGCCATATAGTATTGGATCGCACCTTAGCAGAAAAGGGCCACTATCCGGCGATTAATATTGGTTCATCGATTAGCCGAGTAATGCCAAATATAGTAAGTGATGAGCAGCTAAGCTTTTGTTATAAATTGAAAAAGCTTTATAGCCGCTATATGCAAGTGCATGAGCTTATTCCTTTAGGGGCGTATCAAGCAGGTAAAGATCCGGAACTCGATAGTGCGGTAAATTTGTACCCACAAATCGAATCATTTCTATGCCAAGGGTTGAACGAACAAGTGGATTTTTCACAGTCAATAACTCAATTAAATGCAGTGATGGGTAAACTGAATGCTTAA
- the hrpB gene encoding ATP-dependent helicase HrpB: MLPVQEIYTSLIDALKANPITLLQAPPGAGKSTWLPLQLMRDGHYKHIVMLEPRRLAARNIANYLAHCQNETLGQSVGLRVRGESKVSTQTRLEIVTEGMLTRMLQNDPELNDVDLLIFDEFHERSIAADTALAFALESQAALREDLTIMLMSATLDSERYTGFFNCPVIQSNGRSYPIDEIYCPIKDESRWLDAIPPIIKQALNEQTGSALVFLPGQREILRVQQALSDLPNDCIVATLFGEQDKANQQAAIAPAPQGMRKVVLTTNVAETSLTIEGIRIVVDSGKRRAASFNLKTGVTELTTQSISRSSAVQRAGRAGRIEPGVVYRLGSKQTFERRNSHDNPDILTSDISQLMLEAKQWGASISELTLLDPPSEQQSSQATNLLSMLEAIDSNGKLTTLGSKMLGFGADIRLAHMLLKAQMLEPQLSGIYRLAIYLVALLESRVSTANELNLALHSQQQRPHPVFKQQLSYWLKRLKFIDRGTDLNTEHLSLLVSLAYPDRIAKKRGNGYLLANGAGAELNPDYWHNDEYIAIASMGGHKGGRIFAATALNPLALKEYLPHLFTELTRCEFDEKAARFIHQDEVKLREITLSSQPSKHKLDKTERAKAWLSLFAKQGFSLFNEQKESEQLLIRMCLASKLMPEQFPVTSQQQLIDSAGDWLGVYLEDIKTLEQLKKFNYFEALQNCFNWQQQSELKSLLPLRLTVPSGSNIKIEYQLDGPAKLSVRMQEVYGLTSTPMLANGKLALLMELLSPGKRSLQLTQDLAHFWNSSYREVQKEMKGRYPKHFWPDDPANSVATNRVKSRM; this comes from the coding sequence GTGCTGCCGGTTCAAGAAATATATACTTCACTCATTGATGCTTTAAAAGCCAACCCAATCACCTTACTGCAAGCGCCGCCTGGTGCTGGTAAATCAACATGGTTGCCATTACAGCTTATGCGCGATGGGCATTATAAGCACATCGTCATGTTAGAGCCGCGGCGCTTGGCTGCAAGAAATATTGCTAACTATTTAGCGCACTGCCAAAATGAAACGCTAGGGCAAAGTGTCGGTTTACGGGTGCGAGGTGAAAGTAAAGTCAGCACACAAACTCGCCTTGAAATAGTTACCGAAGGCATGCTTACGCGCATGTTACAAAATGATCCTGAGCTTAATGATGTTGATTTACTTATTTTTGATGAGTTTCATGAGCGTTCCATCGCAGCAGATACCGCACTGGCTTTTGCTTTAGAATCGCAAGCGGCACTGCGTGAAGATTTAACCATTATGTTGATGTCGGCCACCCTTGATAGCGAACGCTACACTGGGTTTTTTAATTGCCCAGTAATTCAATCAAACGGGCGAAGTTACCCCATTGACGAAATATATTGCCCAATAAAAGATGAAAGCCGCTGGCTTGATGCTATTCCACCAATAATAAAACAAGCACTCAATGAGCAAACAGGCAGTGCGCTGGTATTTTTACCCGGCCAGCGTGAAATACTGCGAGTGCAGCAAGCGCTGAGCGACTTGCCCAATGATTGTATTGTTGCCACATTATTTGGCGAACAAGATAAAGCCAATCAACAAGCAGCAATTGCACCAGCGCCTCAAGGGATGAGAAAAGTAGTATTAACGACCAATGTTGCCGAAACAAGTTTAACCATTGAAGGTATTAGAATTGTTGTTGATAGCGGCAAGCGCCGTGCAGCCAGCTTTAATTTAAAAACCGGTGTCACTGAGCTCACTACGCAAAGTATATCGCGTTCATCGGCAGTACAACGCGCAGGGCGTGCAGGACGAATAGAACCAGGGGTTGTGTATCGGTTAGGTTCCAAACAAACTTTTGAAAGACGAAACAGCCACGATAACCCTGATATTCTTACCTCAGATATTAGCCAACTGATGCTTGAGGCGAAGCAGTGGGGCGCAAGTATTAGTGAACTCACCTTACTTGACCCGCCGAGTGAGCAACAATCCAGCCAAGCTACTAATTTATTATCTATGCTTGAAGCCATAGATAGTAACGGTAAGCTCACTACGCTGGGTAGTAAAATGTTGGGCTTTGGTGCCGATATTCGCTTAGCGCATATGTTATTAAAAGCGCAAATGTTAGAACCACAGTTAAGTGGGATTTATCGCTTAGCTATTTATTTAGTGGCCTTACTAGAAAGCCGAGTTAGCACTGCCAATGAGCTCAACCTAGCACTGCATAGTCAACAGCAGCGTCCGCATCCTGTGTTTAAGCAGCAATTAAGTTATTGGTTAAAACGCTTAAAATTTATCGACAGGGGCACAGATTTAAACACTGAACATTTAAGTTTATTAGTATCGCTTGCCTACCCTGATCGCATCGCTAAAAAACGTGGCAATGGCTACTTATTAGCAAATGGCGCAGGGGCCGAGCTAAACCCTGACTACTGGCATAATGACGAATACATAGCTATTGCCAGTATGGGCGGACATAAAGGCGGACGTATTTTTGCGGCCACGGCGCTAAATCCATTAGCGCTTAAAGAGTATTTACCGCATTTATTCACTGAGTTGACCCGCTGCGAGTTTGATGAAAAAGCCGCTCGGTTTATTCATCAAGATGAAGTAAAACTTAGGGAAATTACCCTTAGTAGCCAACCAAGTAAACATAAGCTTGATAAAACAGAACGGGCCAAGGCATGGCTTAGTTTGTTTGCCAAACAGGGCTTTTCACTGTTTAACGAGCAAAAAGAAAGTGAGCAACTGCTTATTAGAATGTGCCTAGCTAGCAAATTGATGCCAGAACAGTTTCCTGTTACTAGTCAGCAGCAGCTAATTGACTCAGCAGGTGATTGGTTAGGGGTATACCTTGAAGATATTAAAACCCTTGAGCAGCTTAAAAAGTTTAATTACTTTGAGGCACTACAAAACTGCTTCAATTGGCAACAGCAAAGCGAGCTTAAATCTTTACTCCCACTGAGACTAACAGTACCAAGTGGTTCTAATATAAAGATTGAATACCAACTTGATGGCCCCGCCAAGCTTAGTGTGCGCATGCAAGAAGTATATGGTTTAACCAGTACGCCTATGTTAGCTAACGGTAAATTAGCATTGCTAATGGAGTTGTTATCGCCAGGTAAGCGTTCACTACAGTTAACTCAAGACTTAGCACATTTTTGGAATAGTAGTTACCGCGAGGTACAAAAAGAGATGAAAGGGCGCTACCCGAAGCATTTTTGGCCAGACGATCCTGCCAATAGCGTTGCCACTAATAGAGTAAAAAGCAGAATGTGA
- a CDS encoding heme NO-binding domain-containing protein → MKGVIFRGLEALVIEKCGMAAWDDLLEKNAPEGRVYISAESYPDEEIVGLAQDVATALSMSMPEVLKAFGEYLFSHLKGRHPSIVANFNCFADLIIGIDKVIHVEVAKLYHEPNLPEIDAQIIEDGFILMRYNSKRQLCMCAEGLIFGAASHYGVDVKLNHAQCMHDGFDSCLIEVNYGTHHG, encoded by the coding sequence ATGAAAGGCGTTATCTTTAGAGGGCTTGAGGCACTGGTTATTGAAAAATGTGGCATGGCTGCATGGGACGACTTGCTTGAAAAAAATGCACCTGAAGGTCGTGTTTATATTTCTGCAGAAAGTTATCCAGATGAAGAAATAGTTGGTTTGGCACAAGATGTAGCAACTGCACTTTCTATGTCTATGCCAGAGGTATTAAAGGCCTTTGGAGAGTATTTGTTCTCTCATTTGAAGGGGCGTCATCCTAGTATTGTTGCTAACTTTAATTGTTTTGCTGATCTTATTATTGGCATTGATAAAGTAATTCATGTTGAAGTAGCTAAGCTTTATCATGAGCCAAATTTACCTGAAATTGACGCCCAAATTATTGAAGACGGGTTTATTTTAATGCGCTACAACTCTAAGCGACAGCTTTGTATGTGCGCTGAAGGGCTTATTTTTGGTGCTGCGTCTCATTATGGAGTCGATGTTAAACTTAACCATGCTCAGTGCATGCATGATGGGTTTGATTCGTGCTTAATTGAAGTAAACTATGGGACTCACCATGGCTGA
- a CDS encoding ATP-binding protein, with translation MAEDDYNYKKAYLREKSARDQLETLLEDKTRALFIANQELKEKLETVKNQQITLMQSEKMATLGTLSAGMAHEINNPLAYITSNVASIKFIKPMLVTLMTAAQQFVDKSISVSQLESILVQLNQENDLSFIVDDIDDLVDDTQEGLERIAYIVSNLVDFASLKDNVTTMADITESLNGTLKLLDNQLGTCAIELHIEKIPLTQCNLSSMKQVFVNLLINAKHACDSQFDQQGKITIKLFANKNNIYIEVADNGCGMDGDILKQIFDPFFTTKPVGQGTGMGMAIVYNILKEHNGTIEVESEVNKGSLIRCVIPISTKCM, from the coding sequence ATGGCTGAAGACGACTACAATTATAAAAAAGCGTATTTGCGCGAAAAATCAGCCAGAGATCAATTAGAAACCCTACTAGAAGACAAAACACGGGCATTATTTATTGCTAATCAAGAGCTGAAAGAAAAGCTCGAAACGGTCAAAAACCAACAAATAACTTTAATGCAAAGTGAAAAAATGGCCACGCTAGGCACACTCTCTGCTGGGATGGCCCACGAAATAAATAACCCGCTTGCTTATATAACCAGTAATGTAGCAAGTATAAAATTTATAAAGCCCATGTTGGTTACGTTAATGACGGCAGCTCAACAATTTGTAGATAAATCGATTTCAGTATCGCAGTTAGAGTCTATTTTAGTTCAGCTCAATCAAGAGAACGATTTAAGCTTTATTGTGGACGATATAGATGACTTAGTTGATGATACTCAAGAGGGCTTAGAGCGTATCGCTTATATTGTTAGCAACCTTGTCGACTTTGCGAGCCTAAAAGATAACGTAACAACAATGGCAGACATTACAGAATCATTAAATGGCACGCTAAAGTTACTCGACAACCAGTTAGGAACGTGTGCTATAGAGTTACATATAGAAAAAATACCTTTAACACAGTGTAATTTATCATCGATGAAACAAGTATTTGTAAACTTATTAATTAATGCGAAACACGCCTGTGATAGCCAGTTCGATCAGCAGGGAAAAATCACCATTAAGCTGTTTGCTAATAAAAATAATATTTATATTGAGGTGGCAGATAACGGCTGTGGGATGGATGGCGACATACTTAAACAAATATTCGATCCTTTCTTTACTACTAAACCCGTAGGCCAAGGCACTGGTATGGGAATGGCTATAGTTTACAACATACTTAAAGAGCACAACGGAACTATAGAGGTTGAAAGTGAAGTTAATAAGGGGTCTTTAATACGTTGTGTAATACCTATTTCAACAAAGTGCATGTAA
- a CDS encoding diguanylate cyclase — MSLRYFVITSILILMTMVTGLLVGYRYFFSLPNIEQSIEDYQNRELLSVKIALDREFVFLKTLNYDYAVWDDSYEFLQTLGSRYISSNFVDDTFKSLKIDGVFIYDMNFNLVYSRTHNYVQVNDFDAPEFNLQTHKKNKSILPLNYITPQNNSLQHSGFLKTQYGPVMFASHMIRKTNNTGEQIGAMVFIRKVRPSFIQKIASVSQVDLTHSIPADGQFDTHLKKLTGSLQGGKIATQRRRVLLDINNEPLMLIDIKHYHQQLPTLLDRDLLLTLLMFLLISLLGLFIINRYFIRPLISGAEALNKMLLRNTLSPLRMSNQFLELQVLIKGFNALFMQISEKNKELERISKIDGLTHLFNRRAFDEIFDQQWSEAKNECSTLTILLVDVDFFKQFNDVYGHQAGDAALQKVANVLNKTALLYQGVAARYGGEEFILLFNRLSDEQGVEVSNLLLNAIIDLHIDHIGSDIQNQLTISIGCVSINANSIIEQNIQPKSVIKTADELLYQAKKEGRNQIRFKSI; from the coding sequence ATGTCACTTAGATACTTTGTAATAACAAGCATATTAATTTTAATGACCATGGTCACTGGTTTACTAGTTGGTTATCGCTACTTTTTTAGTTTACCTAACATTGAGCAAAGTATTGAAGATTACCAAAACAGAGAGTTACTAAGCGTAAAAATTGCCTTAGACCGTGAGTTTGTATTTTTAAAAACGCTAAATTATGATTACGCTGTGTGGGACGATAGTTATGAGTTTTTACAAACGCTAGGCTCTCGTTACATTAGCTCAAACTTTGTTGATGATACCTTTAAATCGTTGAAAATTGATGGCGTATTTATTTATGATATGAACTTTAATTTGGTTTACTCTAGAACACATAATTATGTACAAGTTAATGATTTTGATGCCCCTGAATTTAACTTACAAACACACAAAAAAAATAAATCAATTTTACCTCTCAACTATATCACCCCACAAAATAACAGCTTACAACATTCTGGTTTTTTAAAAACTCAATATGGACCAGTGATGTTTGCATCTCATATGATCAGAAAAACCAATAACACGGGTGAACAAATTGGCGCTATGGTTTTTATAAGAAAAGTACGCCCATCGTTTATACAAAAAATTGCCAGTGTGTCACAGGTTGACCTTACCCACTCTATTCCAGCCGATGGACAGTTTGATACGCACCTAAAAAAATTAACGGGTAGCTTACAAGGCGGTAAAATTGCTACTCAAAGGCGAAGAGTGTTACTCGACATTAATAATGAGCCACTTATGCTGATAGATATTAAACATTATCATCAACAACTACCTACTTTATTAGACCGTGATTTGTTGTTAACACTATTAATGTTTTTGCTTATTTCGTTGCTGGGCTTATTTATTATTAATCGTTATTTTATTCGTCCTTTAATAAGCGGAGCTGAGGCATTAAATAAAATGCTACTTCGTAACACGTTAAGCCCATTAAGAATGAGTAATCAGTTTTTAGAGCTGCAAGTTCTGATTAAAGGTTTTAACGCTTTGTTTATGCAAATAAGTGAAAAAAATAAAGAGCTTGAGAGAATTAGTAAAATAGATGGGCTCACTCATTTATTTAATCGTCGTGCATTTGATGAAATATTTGATCAGCAGTGGAGCGAAGCAAAAAATGAATGTAGTACTTTAACGATATTACTGGTTGATGTGGATTTCTTTAAACAATTTAATGATGTGTATGGCCATCAAGCGGGTGATGCCGCACTGCAAAAAGTGGCTAATGTTTTAAATAAAACAGCGTTGCTTTATCAGGGGGTGGCAGCTCGTTACGGTGGCGAAGAGTTTATTCTTTTATTTAATCGACTCAGTGATGAACAAGGTGTTGAGGTATCAAACTTGTTGTTAAACGCCATTATTGATTTACATATTGATCATATTGGCTCTGATATACAAAATCAGCTAACTATTAGTATTGGCTGCGTGAGTATCAATGCAAACAGTATAATTGAGCAAAATATACAACCTAAATCGGTGATTAAAACAGCAGATGAGTTATTGTATCAAGCAAAAAAAGAGGGACGTAACCAGATTAGGTTTAAGTCGATTTAA
- a CDS encoding DUF1499 domain-containing protein gives MKHLVTLVGLIAFLMVVLPGPLYKFNIVELGTAFAGFRLGVYVGGAALALLLVQVLFMRKTVSLASVVITVIFAAVAIAMPLNMMNTAKSVPPIHDISTDLINPPEFVAVVPLRADAPNPVAYAGEETAAQQRKAYPELKPLEYNQTQLELVAATTKAMENLGWELVNSDVNNGIVEATDTTTWFGFKDDVVVRINDKGSKRVVDIRSKSRIGKSDLGKNAQRISALIDELNAVVVQ, from the coding sequence ATGAAACATTTAGTGACCTTAGTTGGGCTTATCGCTTTTTTAATGGTAGTACTACCGGGACCCCTTTATAAATTTAATATTGTTGAACTAGGCACTGCTTTTGCTGGTTTTAGATTAGGTGTTTATGTTGGTGGGGCAGCATTAGCCTTATTATTAGTTCAAGTGCTATTCATGCGTAAAACAGTAAGCCTAGCCAGTGTAGTGATCACGGTTATTTTTGCAGCTGTTGCTATTGCAATGCCGCTTAACATGATGAATACCGCAAAAAGTGTTCCGCCAATTCATGATATTTCTACCGATTTAATTAACCCACCTGAGTTTGTTGCGGTTGTGCCTTTGCGTGCTGATGCACCTAATCCTGTAGCATACGCGGGAGAAGAAACGGCAGCGCAACAACGAAAAGCATACCCAGAGCTAAAACCGCTCGAGTACAACCAAACGCAACTAGAGTTAGTGGCAGCCACAACAAAAGCCATGGAAAACCTTGGTTGGGAACTGGTTAATAGTGATGTTAATAATGGTATTGTTGAAGCCACAGACACCACAACCTGGTTTGGCTTTAAAGATGATGTTGTAGTGCGTATTAACGACAAAGGCAGTAAGCGTGTGGTAGACATACGCAGTAAATCTCGCATTGGTAAAAGTGATTTAGGCAAAAATGCCCAGCGTATTAGTGCTCTGATTGACGAGTTAAACGCCGTTGTGGTGCAGTAA
- a CDS encoding NAD(P)-dependent alcohol dehydrogenase, which produces MKTVGYAAKSQGSELTEFSFERRDLRNNDVAIEILYCGVCHSDLHAVRNDWGGSKYPLVPGHEIVGKVISVGSDVTKYQQGDTVAVGCMVDSCQSCDQCHNHEEQFCREGMVGTYSGKDRINGEMTQGGYSKHVVVREEFVLSVPKNLELSRVAPLLCAGITTYSPLHKWGVKKGSRVAVVGLGGLGHMAVKNAVAMGATVTVIGRTESKKEDAIKLGAQHYLVSNNDDEMKNAQSAFDVIIDTIPVKHDLSLYTPLLDIDGTLVIVGQVGPVDELNTVPLLMGRRRVAGSLIGGIAETQQMLDFCGEHNVLPECEMINIDEINTAYERMERSDVRYRFVIDMASIDV; this is translated from the coding sequence ATGAAAACAGTCGGATATGCAGCAAAAAGCCAAGGTTCTGAACTTACAGAGTTTTCTTTTGAGCGCCGCGATTTACGAAATAACGATGTAGCAATAGAGATTTTATATTGTGGTGTCTGTCATTCAGACTTACACGCAGTGCGAAACGATTGGGGTGGCAGTAAATACCCATTAGTACCAGGGCACGAAATTGTTGGTAAAGTAATTTCGGTTGGTAGCGATGTTACTAAATATCAGCAAGGCGATACCGTTGCTGTAGGCTGTATGGTTGACTCATGTCAAAGCTGCGACCAATGTCATAATCACGAAGAGCAATTTTGTCGTGAAGGCATGGTTGGCACTTACAGTGGCAAAGACAGAATAAACGGTGAAATGACTCAAGGTGGCTACTCTAAGCATGTTGTAGTTCGCGAAGAGTTTGTGCTTTCAGTACCTAAAAATTTAGAGCTATCGCGAGTGGCGCCTTTATTGTGCGCTGGCATTACTACTTACTCTCCGCTGCACAAATGGGGTGTTAAAAAAGGCAGCCGCGTTGCAGTTGTCGGCCTTGGTGGGCTTGGCCATATGGCGGTTAAAAATGCTGTGGCAATGGGTGCAACGGTTACGGTTATTGGTCGTACAGAGTCTAAAAAAGAAGATGCAATTAAGCTAGGTGCACAGCACTATTTAGTGTCGAACAACGATGATGAAATGAAAAATGCGCAATCAGCGTTTGATGTCATTATTGATACTATACCAGTAAAGCATGACCTATCACTGTATACACCGCTACTTGATATTGATGGCACGTTAGTGATTGTTGGCCAAGTAGGCCCTGTAGATGAGCTAAACACAGTGCCATTGTTAATGGGTCGTCGTCGTGTGGCAGGATCCTTGATTGGTGGTATTGCAGAAACACAGCAAATGCTCGATTTTTGTGGTGAGCACAATGTATTACCTGAGTGTGAAATGATCAATATAGATGAAATTAACACCGCCTATGAGCGCATGGAACGCTCAGATGTGCGTTACCGTTTTGTTATTGATATGGCGTCGATTGACGTGTAA